From a region of the Gemmatimonadota bacterium genome:
- a CDS encoding carboxypeptidase regulatory-like domain-containing protein, with protein sequence MRPLLLAAALCALLAPLGSELPAQQLRPGLLVGRVTDPSGASVADAVLRATQGARTIIVEADEDGDFRITGLAGGTWTIAIRRLGYRPLAADILMPAEGLRRDFTLETTTAMLDPQLIAARWTGVRGVVGDARRITPLAGARVRLLGSDAMASSDSLGNFALQVPGGRDIVLRVERTGFASRLVSLTVPPDSYLDLDVALDTTLSAPKDALLYRDLDQRLKYATPRAVQVSREEIEGTDAVSLGTALGLTPSVTERGVAIGRGACVFVNGVARPGFPVDAILAGEVEFVEVYPPGSELTRTLSLRWPARAACGTGTVRTAGGVAARQTAQFVSVWLKAP encoded by the coding sequence ATGCGCCCTCTCCTCCTCGCCGCCGCCCTCTGCGCGCTCCTCGCTCCGCTCGGGAGCGAGCTCCCCGCGCAGCAACTCCGCCCCGGTCTCCTCGTCGGGCGCGTGACCGACCCCTCCGGCGCGTCGGTCGCCGATGCGGTGCTCCGCGCCACCCAGGGCGCGCGCACGATCATCGTCGAGGCGGACGAGGACGGGGACTTCCGGATCACCGGGCTCGCCGGCGGGACCTGGACCATCGCCATCCGGCGGCTCGGCTACCGTCCCCTCGCCGCGGACATCCTCATGCCCGCCGAGGGGCTGCGCCGCGACTTCACGCTCGAGACGACCACGGCGATGCTCGACCCGCAGTTGATCGCGGCGCGCTGGACCGGCGTCCGTGGCGTGGTCGGTGATGCGCGTCGCATCACGCCGCTCGCCGGCGCGCGTGTCCGGCTCCTCGGCTCCGACGCGATGGCGAGCAGCGACTCGCTCGGGAACTTCGCGCTCCAGGTCCCCGGCGGTCGCGACATCGTGCTCCGCGTCGAGCGCACGGGCTTCGCGTCACGCCTCGTGAGCCTGACGGTCCCGCCGGACAGCTATCTCGACCTCGACGTCGCGCTCGACACGACGCTGAGCGCGCCGAAGGACGCGCTGCTCTACCGCGACCTCGACCAGCGGCTGAAGTATGCGACGCCTCGCGCCGTGCAGGTGAGCCGTGAGGAGATCGAGGGCACCGACGCTGTCTCGCTCGGGACCGCACTCGGGCTCACACCATCGGTGACCGAGCGCGGGGTGGCGATCGGGCGCGGCGCCTGCGTGTTCGTCAACGGCGTCGCGCGGCCGGGATTCCCCGTCGACGCGATCCTCGCGGGCGAGGTGGAGTTCGTCGAGGTCTACCCGCCGGGGTCCGAGCTCACCCGCACGCTCTCGCTCCGCTGGCCGGCGCGCGCGGCGTGCGGCACGGGGACGGTGCGGACGGCCGGTGGCGTGGCCGCGAGGCAGACCGCGCAGTTCGTCTCGGTCTGGCTCAAGGCGCCCTGA
- the rimM gene encoding 16S rRNA processing protein RimM, with product MSLPDCASVARIKRPHGVRGELAVEALTDEPDAILAPGRRVFQGTKDGELFVDPRTKAPRELHVTGLRPVKDGWLLTLEEIADRTEAEKWNGRTLLAPLEELSEPDEGEVFAHELVGMTLIDAESDEVLGEVIEFYDLPQGLLIEFRGPKGVHSLPFVEEFVDEVDRDARRIIVRPPDGLLDG from the coding sequence GTGAGCCTCCCCGACTGCGCGTCCGTCGCGCGGATCAAGCGCCCTCATGGCGTGCGGGGAGAGCTGGCGGTGGAAGCGTTGACCGACGAGCCGGACGCGATCCTCGCGCCCGGCCGTCGTGTCTTCCAGGGCACGAAGGACGGCGAACTCTTCGTCGATCCCCGCACCAAGGCGCCGCGCGAGCTCCACGTCACCGGCCTCCGCCCCGTGAAGGACGGCTGGCTCCTCACCCTCGAGGAGATCGCCGACCGCACCGAGGCCGAGAAATGGAACGGCCGCACCCTCCTCGCCCCGCTCGAGGAACTCTCCGAGCCGGACGAGGGCGAGGTCTTCGCGCACGAGCTCGTCGGCATGACCCTCATCGACGCCGAGTCCGATGAGGTGCTCGGCGAGGTCATCGAGTTCTATGACCTGCCGCAGGGACTCCTCATCGAGTTCCGCGGGCCCAAAGGGGTGCACAGCCTCCCCTTCGTCGAGGAGTTCGTGGACGAGGTGGACCGCGACGCGCGCCGGATCATCGTCCGCCCGCCGGACGGGCTGCTCGACGGCTGA
- the rplS gene encoding 50S ribosomal protein L19 → MHPFTETEKEYLKQVPAFRAGDTLRVNVRVKEGEKERIQAFEGVCIARKGAGVGATFAVRKISNGVGVERIFPLHSPMLAEIKVVRRGRVRRAKLFYLREVTGKAARIAEKKVRVVVPATGEPQA, encoded by the coding sequence ATGCATCCGTTCACCGAGACCGAGAAGGAATACCTCAAGCAGGTGCCCGCATTCCGCGCCGGCGACACGCTCCGCGTGAACGTCCGCGTCAAGGAAGGCGAGAAGGAGCGCATCCAGGCCTTCGAAGGCGTCTGCATCGCCCGCAAGGGCGCTGGCGTCGGCGCGACCTTCGCGGTCCGCAAGATCTCCAACGGTGTGGGCGTCGAGCGCATCTTCCCGCTCCACTCGCCGATGCTCGCCGAGATCAAGGTCGTGCGCCGTGGCCGCGTCCGCCGCGCGAAGCTCTTCTACCTCCGCGAAGTGACCGGCAAGGCCGCGCGCATCGCCGAGAAGAAGGTCCGCGTCGTCGTTCCCGCGACCGGCGAGCCGCAGGCGTAA
- the rpsP gene encoding 30S ribosomal protein S16 — MAVRIRLRRQGRKKAPTYRIVVADGRSPRDGKFIEILGQYAPRSGEQAIQLDVERANYWLNVGAQPSDTVRSLLRKAGVLKARHETRLATKLAAQAVPVKE, encoded by the coding sequence ATGGCCGTCCGTATCCGTCTCCGCCGCCAGGGCCGCAAGAAGGCCCCGACCTACCGCATCGTCGTCGCCGATGGCCGTTCGCCGCGCGATGGCAAGTTCATCGAGATCCTCGGGCAGTACGCCCCGCGCTCCGGTGAGCAGGCGATCCAGCTCGACGTCGAGCGCGCGAACTACTGGCTCAACGTCGGTGCCCAGCCGTCCGACACCGTGCGCTCGCTCCTCCGCAAGGCGGGCGTGCTCAAGGCCCGTCACGAGACGCGCCTCGCGACCAAGCTCGCCGCGCAGGCCGTGCCGGTGAAGGAGTAG
- a CDS encoding AbgT family transporter, translating into MRGKGQRLLDAVERAGNALPHPATLFVILSGVVLALSAALHAAGVAVAHPLTGETVAVTNLVSAEGLRRLALNVVPNFIGFAPLGPVLVSLMGLSVAERSGLLGAVVRAIVGATPPRVLTLMIVFCGAISHTVGDVGYVLLIPLGAALFHSMGRHPLGGLAAAFYGVSGGFAANILLSPTDVVLAGLTQEAARLLDPAATVSPLANYYFLAASTVFITITGTLMTERVVLPRLGAYTGAMRPEPTVPLSAVERRALAWALASMAVLGALVLWGLLPADGVLRDPAKPAFVDSVLVRGLVFFLFVGGLVPGVVYGKIAGTIRRDADVYKGMQENLELLASYLVVVFFIAQFVALFNWSNLGVVLAVHGATALKAMELGPVPLLLALVLITAALDLVLGSAAAKWAMLGPVLVPMLMLLGSDPALTQAAYRVGDSITNIVTPLASNFPLVLLFVQRYEPEAGIGTVTATMLPYSLANLVVWPLLLVGWMLLGWPLGPG; encoded by the coding sequence ATGCGCGGTAAGGGCCAGCGACTGCTCGACGCGGTGGAACGCGCGGGGAACGCGCTCCCGCATCCGGCGACCCTCTTCGTGATCCTCTCCGGCGTGGTGCTCGCGCTCTCGGCGGCGCTGCATGCGGCCGGGGTAGCGGTCGCGCATCCGCTCACCGGGGAGACGGTCGCGGTGACGAACCTCGTCTCGGCGGAGGGACTCCGGCGGCTGGCGCTGAACGTGGTGCCGAACTTCATCGGCTTCGCGCCGCTGGGGCCGGTGCTCGTGAGCCTGATGGGATTGTCGGTGGCCGAGCGGAGCGGGCTGCTGGGGGCGGTGGTGCGCGCGATCGTCGGGGCGACGCCGCCGCGCGTGCTCACGCTGATGATCGTCTTCTGCGGCGCGATCTCGCACACGGTGGGAGATGTCGGGTACGTGCTGCTGATCCCGCTGGGGGCAGCGCTCTTCCACTCCATGGGACGGCATCCGCTGGGCGGGCTCGCCGCCGCGTTCTACGGCGTGTCGGGCGGGTTCGCGGCGAACATCCTCCTCTCGCCGACGGACGTGGTGCTCGCCGGACTCACGCAGGAGGCGGCACGGCTGCTCGATCCCGCGGCGACGGTCTCGCCGCTGGCGAACTACTACTTCCTCGCGGCGTCCACGGTGTTCATCACCATCACCGGAACGCTGATGACCGAGCGCGTGGTGCTGCCGCGGCTCGGCGCGTATACGGGCGCCATGCGACCCGAGCCGACGGTGCCGCTGAGCGCGGTGGAGCGGCGCGCGCTCGCGTGGGCACTCGCGTCGATGGCCGTGCTCGGGGCGCTCGTGCTCTGGGGACTGCTGCCGGCCGACGGCGTGCTGCGCGACCCGGCGAAGCCGGCCTTCGTGGACTCGGTGCTGGTGCGCGGTCTGGTCTTCTTCCTCTTCGTCGGCGGGCTCGTGCCTGGCGTGGTATACGGCAAGATCGCGGGGACCATCCGGCGCGACGCCGACGTCTACAAGGGGATGCAGGAGAACCTCGAGCTGCTGGCGAGCTACCTCGTGGTGGTGTTCTTCATCGCGCAGTTCGTGGCGCTGTTCAATTGGAGCAACCTCGGCGTGGTGCTCGCGGTGCATGGCGCGACCGCGCTCAAGGCGATGGAGCTGGGGCCGGTGCCGCTGCTGCTCGCGCTGGTGCTGATCACCGCGGCGCTCGACCTGGTACTCGGCTCGGCGGCGGCCAAGTGGGCGATGCTCGGCCCGGTGCTCGTGCCGATGTTGATGCTGCTGGGGAGCGACCCCGCGCTGACGCAGGCGGCGTATCGCGTGGGGGACAGCATCACGAACATCGTGACGCCGCTGGCGAGCAACTTCCCGCTGGTGCTGCTGTTCGTGCAGCGCTACGAGCCCGAGGCGGGGATCGGGACGGTGACGGCGACGATGCTGCCGTACTCGCTCGCGAACCTCGTGGTGTGGCCGCTGCTGCTGGTGGGGTGGATGCTGCTGGGCTGGCCGCTGGGGCCGGGCTGA
- a CDS encoding ribonuclease HII, translated as MAGGWSALERSLRQAGSRFIAGVDEVGRGPLAGPVVVCAIIMPHDRRAIAGVTDSKQLTAADRERLAARIRTECVAIAVAAASVAEIARWNIYQANARAMGRALARLAVRPDEVLVDGKPIATLGVPHHAVVGGDAKCYSIACASIVAKVVRDRLMTRLAARHPAYGWERNAGYGTPTHIAALRVAGLTPHHRLSFCRTALGGQLEL; from the coding sequence TTGGCCGGCGGCTGGAGCGCCCTCGAGCGTTCACTGCGCCAGGCCGGATCCCGGTTCATCGCCGGGGTCGATGAAGTTGGACGGGGCCCCCTCGCGGGCCCCGTCGTCGTTTGTGCCATCATCATGCCGCACGACCGCCGCGCCATCGCCGGCGTCACCGACTCCAAGCAGCTCACCGCGGCCGATCGGGAGCGGCTCGCCGCGCGCATTCGCACCGAGTGCGTCGCCATCGCGGTGGCGGCGGCGTCGGTCGCCGAGATCGCGCGCTGGAACATCTACCAGGCCAACGCGCGCGCGATGGGCCGCGCGCTCGCGCGACTCGCGGTCCGACCCGACGAGGTGCTGGTGGACGGGAAGCCCATCGCCACGCTCGGCGTGCCACATCACGCGGTCGTCGGCGGCGATGCGAAGTGCTACAGCATCGCCTGCGCGAGCATCGTCGCGAAGGTGGTGCGCGACCGCTTGATGACCCGGCTGGCGGCGCGGCATCCGGCGTACGGCTGGGAGCGGAACGCGGGGTACGGCACGCCGACGCACATTGCGGCGCTCCGGGTGGCCGGACTCACGCCGCACCATCGCCTGAGCTTCTGCCGCACCGCCCTCGGCGGGCAGCTGGAGCTCTGA
- a CDS encoding citrate transporter, which yields MHADTVASSTDPVSQLIVGALIVGLFGVLALEKAHRVLVVMTAVAILWAVTYLTPYTLLPLESTAAALDLNVLLLLAAMMALVGVLKETGVFAWAVERLLERFGGDPARAIAVLWWFTAISSAFVDNVTTVIFVTPIVLATVRRLGAPPLLVLLPTIMAANIGGTATLIGDPPNIMIGSGAGLTFLDFIEELTIPVLVMMCALHWWAVRRLRAAMGPAADSPKQADEPGYGPRITDPGLLKWLGWISLFVMVGFVTHGMTHMPAAVPAVIGATAALIVQDLRYVRAHQPTVEERRHGILHVLEKEIEWPTLTFFAFLFILVGAAVSTGLIATLAGGLERAILGSREAFGLSDAGTMFLAALLVLWVAGFLSAFMDNIPFVAVSIPIIASLIGALPGDGRVLWWALSLGACLGGNGTPIGASANVTTLGLAEREGVRIGFKDFMATGMKVMVFTLVVATVFLGGYIALGSAGVAEVGGVVLAVVAVLLWRSEARASRARAAR from the coding sequence ATGCACGCCGACACCGTCGCCAGCAGCACCGATCCCGTCTCCCAGCTCATCGTCGGCGCCCTCATCGTCGGGCTCTTCGGCGTGCTGGCGCTCGAAAAGGCGCACCGCGTGCTCGTGGTGATGACGGCGGTCGCGATCCTCTGGGCGGTCACGTACCTCACGCCGTACACGCTCCTGCCTCTGGAGTCGACGGCGGCGGCGCTCGACCTGAACGTGCTGCTCTTGCTCGCGGCGATGATGGCGCTCGTGGGCGTCCTGAAGGAGACGGGGGTCTTCGCGTGGGCGGTGGAGCGCCTGCTCGAGCGGTTCGGCGGCGACCCCGCGCGGGCGATCGCGGTCCTCTGGTGGTTCACGGCGATCTCCTCGGCGTTCGTGGACAACGTGACGACGGTGATCTTCGTGACGCCGATCGTGCTGGCGACGGTGAGGCGACTCGGCGCGCCACCGCTGCTCGTGCTGCTCCCGACGATCATGGCGGCGAACATCGGCGGCACCGCGACGCTCATCGGCGACCCGCCGAACATCATGATCGGATCGGGGGCGGGGCTCACCTTCCTCGACTTCATCGAGGAACTGACGATCCCGGTGCTCGTGATGATGTGCGCGCTGCACTGGTGGGCCGTACGGCGGCTCCGCGCGGCGATGGGGCCGGCAGCGGACTCGCCGAAGCAGGCGGACGAACCGGGATACGGCCCGCGCATCACCGATCCGGGGCTGCTCAAGTGGCTCGGGTGGATCAGCCTCTTCGTGATGGTCGGGTTCGTCACGCACGGCATGACGCATATGCCGGCCGCGGTGCCGGCGGTGATCGGCGCGACGGCGGCGCTCATCGTGCAGGACCTGCGCTACGTGCGGGCGCACCAACCGACGGTCGAGGAGCGGCGCCACGGGATCCTGCATGTGCTCGAGAAGGAGATCGAGTGGCCCACGCTCACCTTCTTCGCGTTCCTGTTCATCCTCGTCGGCGCGGCGGTGAGCACGGGGCTCATCGCGACGCTCGCCGGCGGACTCGAGCGCGCGATCCTCGGCAGCCGCGAAGCGTTCGGGCTGAGTGACGCGGGGACGATGTTCCTCGCGGCGCTGCTCGTGCTCTGGGTCGCGGGCTTCCTCTCGGCCTTCATGGACAACATCCCGTTCGTCGCGGTGAGCATCCCGATCATCGCGTCGCTCATCGGCGCGCTGCCGGGCGACGGCCGCGTGCTCTGGTGGGCGCTCTCGCTCGGCGCCTGCCTCGGCGGCAACGGCACGCCGATCGGCGCGTCGGCGAACGTGACGACGCTGGGGCTCGCCGAGCGCGAAGGGGTCCGGATCGGCTTCAAGGACTTCATGGCCACCGGTATGAAGGTGATGGTGTTCACGCTCGTGGTCGCAACGGTGTTCCTGGGCGGCTACATCGCCCTCGGCTCGGCCGGGGTCGCCGAGGTGGGCGGAGTGGTGCTCGCCGTGGTCGCGGTGCTGCTCTGGCGTTCCGAAGCGCGCGCCTCGCGCGCACGGGCCGCCCGGTGA
- a CDS encoding N-formylglutamate amidohydrolase — MTRPAPPGAVFDERPARAPAVAVVFDSPHSGFEFPEDFHPAAPLAALRTTWDAHVDRLVASAPGAGVALLAARFPRAYIDVNRDARDLDPALLASPWPEPLAPTDYSRRGMGLVRRLALPDVPMYDAPLAPAAVRTRLDSWYHPYRARLAELLDAAHMAHGMVWHLDWHSMKSTGNAMNVDAGAARPDIVVSDRRGTTADPALTARIVGWFAMRGYVVQANDPYQGGDLVRHFGAPAAGRSSVQVEINRALYMDEATTEPHAGFASLATDLGEFALALADWAREAAEAARAAGKGTHAR, encoded by the coding sequence GTGACACGCCCCGCGCCCCCGGGCGCGGTGTTCGACGAGCGACCGGCGCGTGCGCCGGCGGTGGCGGTGGTGTTCGACTCGCCGCACAGCGGATTCGAGTTCCCGGAGGATTTCCATCCGGCGGCGCCGCTCGCGGCGCTGCGCACCACCTGGGATGCGCATGTGGACCGGCTGGTCGCGAGCGCGCCCGGCGCGGGGGTCGCACTGCTCGCGGCGCGCTTCCCGCGGGCGTACATCGACGTCAATCGCGACGCGCGCGACCTCGATCCGGCGCTGCTCGCGTCGCCCTGGCCCGAGCCGCTCGCGCCCACCGACTACAGCCGGCGCGGGATGGGACTCGTGCGGCGCCTCGCGCTCCCCGACGTACCCATGTACGACGCGCCGCTCGCGCCGGCCGCGGTGCGCACGCGCCTCGACTCCTGGTACCATCCGTATCGCGCGCGTCTCGCAGAGCTGCTCGATGCCGCGCACATGGCGCACGGCATGGTCTGGCACCTCGACTGGCATTCGATGAAGTCCACCGGGAACGCGATGAACGTCGATGCCGGTGCCGCGCGGCCCGATATCGTCGTGAGCGACCGGCGCGGCACCACGGCCGATCCCGCGCTCACCGCCCGCATCGTCGGATGGTTCGCGATGCGCGGCTATGTGGTGCAGGCGAACGATCCCTACCAAGGGGGCGACCTCGTGCGGCACTTCGGCGCGCCGGCGGCGGGGCGGTCGAGCGTGCAGGTGGAGATCAACCGCGCCCTCTATATGGATGAGGCGACGACCGAGCCGCATGCGGGGTTCGCGTCGCTGGCGACGGACCTCGGCGAGTTCGCGCTCGCGCTCGCCGACTGGGCGCGGGAGGCGGCCGAAGCGGCGCGTGCGGCGGGCAAGGGGACGCATGCGCGGTAA
- a CDS encoding cation transporter codes for MHTTVPDHTQGERAVAFGLVVNAVLAVVKLLAGIIGNSYALVADAVESTADIFASVIVWAGLRIASREPDEAYPYGYGRAESLAGVIVAVMLLGAAVGIAVESVREIRTPHHSPAAWTLAVLLGVMVVKWYSSRRVQAAGRAIGSTAVQSDAAHHLSDAITSGAAFVGITTALIGGPGWEPADDWAALLASGVIAYNGVKMLRPAVGELMDRHPGDAVVQEARRIAATVPGVAAIEKTVVRKTGLRYYIEIHVQADGAVTLDRAHAIGGHVKAKLKAELPGTTGVVVHMEPYEGEGGGG; via the coding sequence ATGCACACCACCGTCCCGGACCACACGCAAGGGGAACGCGCCGTCGCCTTCGGGCTCGTCGTGAACGCGGTGCTCGCGGTGGTGAAGCTGCTCGCGGGGATCATCGGCAACTCGTATGCGCTCGTCGCGGACGCGGTGGAGAGCACGGCGGACATCTTCGCGTCGGTGATCGTGTGGGCGGGGCTGCGGATCGCGTCGCGCGAGCCGGACGAGGCGTACCCGTACGGGTACGGGCGCGCCGAGTCGCTGGCCGGGGTGATCGTGGCGGTGATGCTGCTCGGGGCGGCGGTGGGGATCGCGGTGGAGTCGGTGCGCGAGATCCGGACGCCGCACCACTCGCCGGCGGCGTGGACGCTCGCGGTGCTGCTGGGCGTGATGGTGGTGAAGTGGTATTCGTCGCGCCGGGTGCAGGCGGCGGGGCGGGCGATCGGGTCGACGGCGGTGCAGTCCGATGCGGCGCACCACCTGAGCGACGCGATCACGTCGGGCGCGGCGTTCGTGGGGATCACGACGGCGCTGATCGGCGGGCCGGGGTGGGAACCGGCGGACGACTGGGCGGCGCTGCTGGCGAGCGGGGTGATCGCGTACAACGGCGTGAAGATGCTGCGGCCGGCGGTGGGGGAGCTGATGGACCGGCATCCGGGCGACGCGGTGGTGCAGGAGGCGCGGCGGATCGCGGCGACGGTGCCGGGCGTGGCGGCGATCGAGAAGACGGTGGTGCGGAAGACGGGGCTGCGGTACTACATCGAGATCCATGTGCAGGCGGACGGCGCGGTGACGCTGGACCGGGCGCACGCGATCGGCGGGCATGTGAAGGCGAAGCTCAAGGCCGAGCTGCCCGGGACGACGGGGGTGGTGGTGCACATGGAGCCGTACGAGGGGGAGGGTGGTGGCGGCTGA